The window CCTACAAGATACTGAGTTTGAGACTCCCAACAAGCAGTCGGAGATTACGGACCTTAAGGCTGAATAaaaagatctgagagtcatcagcatagaaataattgaatccatgagaactGATAATATCACTGAGCGATAAAGcatagagggaaaagaataaaagaagtaGTAGAGGCCTTGGTGAACAAATGTGGGAAAAAATGGGTATGGCTCATGGTAATAAAGAAATTAGGAAAGCGTAAATGGGATCGCAGGatcagaaagaactggaaagaccCTTAAGAgatattcttctttcccttcattgTACAAataagaagactgaggcccagagaaagacTCACCTAAGGTCTTAAAAGAAGGTgagcagcagagctgagatttaaacccaggtcccttAATGCCAAATTCAATGCTTTTTACTGCATTCTGCTACCATTTGAACCATCTGAAACCTAAATACTCTGGATATTCTCTTGGCtgaattattcttattatttttaaatagtgatTTACTGCAGTCCTACGTTGGTGCCTCATCATGACATGGAGATGCTTTGGGGTTCTCATGGTCTAGATCAGAAGAACAAAATTTCTGGCAAGTCCTATATAAAGCTTAAAAGGCTTAAGAATGTGGGCCCAGTGATAGATAGACTTATACATTCACTGGCTGAAGACCAGCCCAGACAATTTTGGGGAGGCTCACCATCAGGCTCAGTCAGCAAAGTTATGAACTTTTCAGTCACAGCAACTCTACTGTCAGTTATGGAGAAGCAGCAATATCTGCAACAGTTTTGTgttttatataatatgtacatttaATCTAGTTTAAATTACAAATTTCAATAAAGcctaacaattattttttaagtgacaAGGTAAATTGACTTATGTCAACACAAGACTTCTTGCGGTAAGAACATTTTCCTTTAACTCTTTCagatcaaaataatttaaaatcatcAGTAAAATTTTGGTCCTGTAAGCCAGAACAGATTCTGCTGTACATTTCACTGCAACAGTCAATCACTAAGTAGTGAAACAGGAACCATTTTTTGATGGCCATGTTTTATTCATCCTTTTCTTTAAACAGGTTAACCAAAGATACAGACAGTattcagtaaaataaaatagGTGAAATGAATTTTCAAGAGACTGAGATGCCACATGCTACAATTAACCTAATTTTATTCATGCTTGCTTTGGGATGGGGAATAGATCATTCAGTAAAAACatacagtaaaaacaaaatatgtcttACCATATACAACTTTTAACCTACAATAATGATGTACCTTAATTACGTCCATGCACACAAGTCTaacattacaatttttttttaaaaaataaacacaattaaGACTTCTAGGAGCATTTTATAATAAAGtaattcctaatttttctttgtaGATAGATCAAGCACCTCCAAAATACAAATTCCTATACACAGTGAGCGCTTTACTTAAAATGAACACTTAAGTAAATTGAGTACGTGGACAGCCTCAGAACAAGCTGACATTATAATATTCAGCTAGGTAGGCAACAAACCATAGTGCCAAATGAAAAAACTTTATTtgcaaataaatttcaaaaaaactAAGTTAACTTTCTATAATTAAATACAGAAAATATACTgatttgataaaataaataagatgtgGTGTATTAACACTTCACTATAAAGAATGCATACCAGAACACTTAATAAACAGTGAATGATTCTTATTAAGAAGTTACTATAATAACGCTGGCTAAATAGAAGTGCATATTGTGAAGCACTATGGGTGGTACATGTTTTGCCACATACTTCTGTTACCTTGAGGTAGATAACACATGTGTACCAAATTCGGCATTCATTTTCAGTTGCTGCTGGTATcatgtgttttaagaaatgtgtACAGTATGAAAAACTTGAAAATACTcatgaatgaaaaatgttttaggaaaaaaatagatattttcatGCAATTATGTACAGTCTCACTGTGTAAATTTCaaggcaagatttttttttcctgtaaaacaGATCACTGTTTTACTGAGAGAATGTTTTTACTTGGCTTAGTGCATTTCTTTTGTCTCCTCCTGCATTGCATTATTTTGCTCTATTCTTTAATTTTGTGTGCAAACGACATGCCagtttaaaatgaaaactatttcATGTATAGAAAGTAATTCtggattttaaaaaccaagaacTAATGAAATCCATACTAAAATGACACCATCTGATTCAAGTAAAAAATGACTTATACtagtaataaaaaagacaaaacacattTCATGAATACAAAAAGAACTGTCTGCTGAGTGTTTTAGTTCAGATGTTTCAGAATGCTGCTGTATGTTTTATGGGGAATCTGGGGGGAAGATTTCATAGCAGAAGGTGTTAATGTGGCCTGTATTGACTTAAGTGGTGAACCAACTGGACTATGAAACTGTGGGATGCCTATAGACTCAAGCTGCTTGTTAAAGAGGAACTCCCCACTATTGTTAAGAAAAccctcctcattttctctttccccaaactTGCCATCCTCTACTGGCTCAGTTTCTAGCATTTCAGTATCTTCCTTCCTGCTAAAAAACTTGTCCAAGTAACTGGTGTAAGTGTTTTCCTTCTCAATTTGTTCATCCTTTCTTACTTCACAACAAAACTGATCTATGAGAAAACATTCCTCCCCACCACCTACAAACTGGCTATCCCAAGAAGATTGGTACAAAGCTTCTAACTGAGCCAAATTTGccattcctttttcctgtttttcccgGCTTACTGACTTTGATATCAAACTTTTCAATTCTAGTTGGGACACTGAGCtattcaagtcatttaatttatcaACAACATCAGTAGACTCATGTTGTGAACTAAGTTGAATAGTTCCTGCAATAAAGGAATCAAAGTCAAATCCTtgattcttctccctttctttttcaacCAGTTGCTGTGATGCTTCCTCAAGAGCTATTTGAGCTTTAACCAATCCATTCCTTTCACATTTTGACTTGCCTTTCTTATCagatttttctttgctttgttctTTCCAATTAGAAAGATCTATAATAAGTTTGGGTTCATAGTAATGGTTAACTTCACTCTCTCTCCAAACTAAGTTATCTAGATATGATGACGACCTCATTTTGTAGTTACAAGTGTGGCTGCATTCCAGATCACAATACTTATTTTCATGATGATCTGGATACTGCCAACAAGGCTCAGTAGAGAAATGGGTATCAAAGGCAGGATCCTTCAGATACTTTTCACGATCTCCATCCAAATATTTTCGAGGATCTACTTGTACTTCCTCTTCATCAGTGACATCAGAAAGAGCCCTTGGGTCACGCTGAACTTCTTCAATATCAAAATTATTGTGTATAGGCCAGTCATGTTCTGAAAATTGACAATCATGGTATCTGaaataaattaatatcacagtCAGTCTATATCTAGATATCATCATTAAATATGTGAATAcacattatattaaaattttattatattataatttatattatattaaaat is drawn from Dromiciops gliroides isolate mDroGli1 chromosome 2, mDroGli1.pri, whole genome shotgun sequence and contains these coding sequences:
- the MAPK6 gene encoding mitogen-activated protein kinase 6, whose translation is MAEKFESLMNIHGFDLGSRYMDLKPLGCGGNGLVFSAVDNDCDKRVAVKKIVLTDPQSVKHALREIKIIRRLDHDNIVKVFEILGPSGSQLTDDVGSLTELNSVYIVQEYMETDLANLLEQGPLLEEHARLFMYQLLRGLKYIHSANVLHRDLKPANLFINTEDLVLKIGDFGLARIMDPHYSHKGHLSEGLVTKWYRSPRLLLSPNNYTKAIDMWAAGCIFAEMLTGKTLFAGAHELEQMQLILESIPVVHEEDRQELLSVIPVYIKNDMTEPHKPLIQLLPGISREALDFLEQILTFSPMDRLTAEEALSHPYMSIYSFPMDEPISSHPFHIEDEVDDILLMDETHSHIYNWERYHDCQFSEHDWPIHNNFDIEEVQRDPRALSDVTDEEEVQVDPRKYLDGDREKYLKDPAFDTHFSTEPCWQYPDHHENKYCDLECSHTCNYKMRSSSYLDNLVWRESEVNHYYEPKLIIDLSNWKEQSKEKSDKKGKSKCERNGLVKAQIALEEASQQLVEKEREKNQGFDFDSFIAGTIQLSSQHESTDVVDKLNDLNSSVSQLELKSLISKSVSREKQEKGMANLAQLEALYQSSWDSQFVGGGEECFLIDQFCCEVRKDEQIEKENTYTSYLDKFFSRKEDTEMLETEPVEDGKFGERENEEGFLNNSGEFLFNKQLESIGIPQFHSPVGSPLKSIQATLTPSAMKSSPQIPHKTYSSILKHLN